From the Leptospira biflexa serovar Patoc strain 'Patoc 1 (Paris)' genome, one window contains:
- a CDS encoding chemotaxis protein CheW produces the protein MNIPSKSWETVEDEDTMKDLYLCFSLEGRFYAFEVRYLTEILALPAITTIPGTADFLKGVINIRGKIIPVMDVRLRFDMPFQPYHERTCVLLVELEGHPLGLIVDKVNDVVKIPQENIDIAPKIGESKSSRFIYATGRVGDSVKILINLQRLLTQEESYMIQDIPGN, from the coding sequence ATGAACATACCATCCAAGTCATGGGAAACAGTTGAAGATGAAGATACAATGAAGGATTTGTATCTTTGTTTTAGTCTAGAAGGACGATTCTATGCATTCGAAGTGAGGTATTTAACAGAAATTTTAGCCTTACCTGCCATTACGACGATTCCTGGGACTGCCGATTTTTTAAAAGGTGTGATCAATATACGAGGAAAAATCATTCCTGTAATGGATGTTAGACTCAGATTTGATATGCCATTCCAACCCTACCACGAAAGGACATGTGTCTTACTCGTTGAATTGGAAGGTCACCCATTAGGGCTCATCGTAGATAAGGTGAATGATGTGGTAAAAATCCCACAAGAAAACATTGACATCGCTCCCAAAATTGGAGAATCAAAATCTTCTCGGTTTATTTATGCCACAGGACGAGTCGGTGATAGTGTCAAAATTTTAATTAACTTACAACGATTGCTCACCCAAGAAGAAAGTTATATGATCCAAGACATCCCTGGAAATTGA